TACTCTGCCGTTTACGATTATCATGTCGGCGGGCCCGCTAGCCATCCTCCAGGCAACTATTGTTTCGGTCACGACTTTCTTCTCCATTTATCTGGCCGCTACTCGCCTGTTTAAGTTAGATCCGCGGTTTGGCGCCACTCTGGGCGCAGGAGGTTCTATTTGCGGCGTATCCGGCTCGATTGCGGTGGGGGGCGCCTGCAGGGCGGAAAAAGAGCACGTGTCCATTGCCATTTCAATGGTGGTAATCTGGGCGGTGATCATGATCGCCGTATTGCCCGGCTTTGCCCATAAACTGGGCATGGAGCCAGGGCCGGCCGGCGCCTGGATCGGCACATCTGAGTTTGCCGATGCGGCGGGGTTCGCTGCAGCGGAACAGTATAACGCCATCGCTGGCGTCAGCGGTGATACAGCAGTTAAAACCTTTACCCTGATGAAGGTGGTCGGCCGGGATATGTTTGTCGGCCTTTGGGCTTTGATGGTGGCGATCCTGTCGGTTACCGTCTGGGAGAAAAAGAGCCTGGCCGAGTCGGAACGGGTGGACTATGGTGAAGTTTGGCGCCGTTTTCCTAAATTTGTAATGGGTTTCTTTGCCGCCTCAATCCTCACAACTCTGATCATCGCCGCTTTAGACCCCAAAACCGCCGGAACCTACTCCAAAGATGTCCTGGGAGTCGTTAAAAATTTGCGGGGCTGGACCTTTACCTGGACCTTCCTCAGCATCGGTTTCACCACCCGCTTCCGGGAACTCACCAACTTTGGCTGGAAACCCCTGGCTGCTTTTGCTATCGGGGTTCTCATCAATGTTCCCCTGGGGTATTGGCTGTCGAATGTGGTGTTTGTTGACTATTGGATGGGCGTGAAATAAAATCTCCTACATCCCCCACATGGCAGGAAAGAATGGCCGGACCTGCAAGTCTGGCCCGACTTTTCTGCTATTTCAATACATGTACCCTATATAAAAAAATGGATGATAAAAGGAGGATGGCGATGCCAAGCCTGCATAATCATCAGACAACGCCGGTGGTCACTCATTTAACCAGAGTTTGTCTCAACCTGCCACCGGCAGAAGACTGGCATAAAGCAAAGGGGGCTCCTTTGACGCCGGACCAGGTCAGGCAGACGGGCAAACTGATGCAGGCGCGGATGGCGCGGGCAGCAGCCATGATGGAAGTAATGGCTGCTCTGGGGTTTGATTTTGAATCCGGCAAGAATGCGATTTTATGCTACTCCAACACTACGGAAGCGTATGAAATAAAACGAGCGCTGCGGCAGGCCGGCTTTCAGGACCGCGAGTTTCAAATCGTCCTGGAGTATACCCGGGGCTGGGGCATGCTGTAGTCTCAGACGCAGGAGGTGCTTTTGTGTATTCGATGAGTTGGTGGGCTGCCGGACCAATGGTCTATGCCGCGATCCTGATCTGTTTGATTGCAACTGGGTGCAAACTGGCGTTTTACGCCGGAATGCCGCGCCATTTGCGGTGGGATTTGTATCCGATACCGCATCAGGGGCCGATCGGGTCAAAATATCAGAAACAGGATTTTCATTCCCGCAAACCGCCGATTTTCCCCCGATATGAACTGATGGCCATGCTGCGGGAAATGGTCTGGATTCAAAAAGCCTTTGTTCATAATCGGAGATTATGGACCGGGTCCTTTCCCCTGCATATCGGGATCTATTTATGTGCTGCCTGGGTTGTACTGCTGATTGTTGGCGCCTGGGCAATCTCCGCCGGTCAGCCTGTGTCAGGCTGGACCGCTTTGCTTCAGGGATTGACTCAGGTGACCGGAGCGGCTGGGCTGTCAGCCGGTTTGTCCGGCAGCCTTTACCTGCTGCGGCTGCGCCTGGGGGATCAGGGGCTGCGGCAAATGTCCGATCCTGTTTTGTATGCCCAGCTGGGAATTATGATCCTGCTGTTCGGTTCAGGCCTGACCGCCTGGCTGACAGTTGATCGGTCTTTTATTTTAATCAGAGAGCATATTGGCTCCTTGCTCAGGCTCCGTCCCGCTGTCACTCATCCTTTGATTGCCTGGGAAATGCTGATCTTCAGCTTGTTTCTTCTGGTGCTGCCCTTTAGCCGGATGATGCATTATGCCGCCAAATACTTTCTTTATCACCGGATCATGTGGGATGATGAACCCATACAGCCGGGCAGCCCGTTAGAACAGAACGTATCATCCTCTCTGCACGGTCAGGTCAGCTGGTCTGCTCCCCATGTCAAACGGTGGGGGAACTGGCTGGAACAAGCGGCGGGAGCCCGGGAGGAAGGGGACGGCAAATGACAATGACATCGCAAGAAAAAGCAAAGCCAATCAAAATCGGCGACATCGGAACTGCGTGTGAAGTGCTCTGCCCTTTGACCCCGGCGGATTTGCCGCCTCTGGCCGGCGAGGAGCCGGAAGAAGCTTTCAAAGCCGTAAAGACCGGGGTCAGGGAAAAGTATGATTATTCTCTGGACGGATTTTCCGGGCTGAACCTGCCTGTGCCCCAGAGCCGGGAGGAAGAAGATGCGATTGTTCGGTCCTTCCTGAGGGGCCTGGAGAAGTTGTTCAGCCGTGAAAATAACTGGGGGTTTCTCCAGCCTACCACCTTAAGCACCGAGTATTGCATGCAGTGCAATACCTGTAATGACGCCTGTCCGATCTATCTGGAAAGCGGCAGGCAGGATATTTACCGTCCAAACTACCGTTCGGAAGTGCTGCGGCGCATCCGGCGCCGGTATTTTACACCGGCCGGTCGTTTGTTGGGGAAGTGGGCCGGCGCTGATGTGGAGCTGAACTGGCGGGTCGTATACCGTCTGGCTGAGCTGGCTTACCGCTGCAGCCTGTGCCGGCGCTGCGCCTCTGTCTGCCCGGTGGGTGTGGACAATGCCCTGCTGGCCAGGGAACTGCGTAAAGTGTTCAGCCAGGAAATGGGGATCGCACCGGAGGCCATCCACAAAGCCGGCACGGTGCAGCATCTGAAAACCGGTTCCACTACCGGCATGATGCCGCCGGCTTTTCGCGACACCATTGAATTTATCGAAGATCTCATCGAAGAAAGGACCGGACGGCGGATCACCATACCGGTCGATAAAAAAAATGCCGATATTTTGCTGATCCACAATGCGGGCGAATACCTGGCCTGGCCGGAAAATCCGGCGGCATTCGCCATTTTGTTTGACGCTGCCGGCATTAACTGGACCCTGTCCAGCGAAGCCATGGGCTATGAGGGAGTCAATTACGGGGTCTGGTATGACGATATTCAGTTTGCCCGGATTATTGCCGCTCAGGTGAAAGCAGCCAAGAATCTGGGTGCGGGCAAAATTGTCGTGGGCGAGTGCGGCCACGCCGCCAAGGGGTTATTGTGCATTGCCGATCGATTATTGACAGGAGACCTGTCCATACTCCGGGAAAGCTGCCTGCCGCTCTTAGAGTCGATTGTCACCGGCGGCGCGATAAAATTTGACCCCAGCCGCAACGATTTTCCCGTTACGCTGCATGATCCCTGCAATATCGTCAGGTTATTGGGCATTGTTTCGCCCCAGCGCAACATTCTCAGTAAAATCCTGCCGTCAGGACGCTTCCGGGAAATGCCTCAGGCCGGTATCGAAAATTACTGCTGCGGCGGCGGCAGCGGTTTTGCCATTATGAATTCACAGAACTTCCCGGAATGGCGCAACCAAGTGGCCGGCAGGCGCAAGGCGCGGCAGGTGCTGGAGACTTTTGCCGATTGCCTGGACCCGGCCATTCCCAAATACTACTGTGCCCCCTGCTCCAACTGCAAAGGTTCGGCCCGGGATATACTGCAGCAGCATTATGGCTTTAAGGAGAAATATAATATTCATTACGGCGGCCTGGTGGAGCTGATAGTCAATGCCATGCCGGGTCTGCCGCAGCCGTATATCAGTTGGGACGAAGAATTTTAACGGGACCGTTGAAAAAGGTCCATCTGCGTTGATGCTCCTGCGGGCGTGCGTTCGACGTACCCTGCAAACGTACAGTCTCACGCACGTCCTCGTCGAGCCTAGCATCTGAACCCTTTTGAACGGTCCCGGATTCGAGGCGGTAGATGAGTTTTCAATACATGAAGGAGGCAAGAACTGTGGGTAATCCGGAATGTTTGCGGGAATGGCTCAAGAAAAACAGGGATGCCCTGTTAAAGGACTGGCTGATCTGTTGTTTTGAAGTCTATCCGACCGGGACCGCCGGCTTTATGCGGGGGTCTGCCGGCAGCTTCGCCAATCCGGTGGGCAGCCGCACCTGTCAAAGCATTGCAACATTATACGACGGCCTTGTGGAGAACGTCGATACGGAAAAGTTGAGGGATTCTTTAGATTTGATTTTGCGGATACGGGCGGTGCAGGACGTGAAGCCGTCTCAGGCCATAGCTTTTATTCCCGGGCTGCGGCATATTTTGCAGTCCAATCTGATTACAGCCAAAAACGCCGGCGTCATCCAACAGGATTGGCCGGCTGCGGAGCTATGGCTGGAGCGGCTGATATTGCTGGCCTTTGACGTATATCAGGCATGCCGGGAAAATTTGCATCAAATCCAACTGGCAGCCTTGACCAAACGCTGTCAAACCATAGAGCGCATGATACTGGCCGCAGGTGACGGTGATGTGCCAGAGCGGGATCTGGCGAATACTGAGCGGGAGAGGTGTGAATATGGCAAAACTCCCTAAACCGGAAGAACTCATACAAGTGGATCATAGACCACCAAAATCCAACTGGATGGATACTCCGGTTCATTTTAAACCGGGCACCTGGCTGTATGCCGGGAAGGCGGAAAGCCTGCAGACCGTAGGTTTGGCCAATCCTCGCAAATGGTCTCCCGAGGATGCGGACTGGAAACTGCCGGAAGATTGGCGGGAAATCATCCTGGAAGGACTGCGGGAAAGGTTGAACAAATACCGTTCTTTACAGTTGTTTATGGATATTTGCGTCCGCTGCGGCGCCTGCGCCGACAAATGCCATTTCTATATCGGCTCGGGGGACCCCAAGAACATGCCGGTGTTGCGGGCGGAATTGCTGCGCTCGGTCTACCGGCGGGATTTTACCGCCGCCGGCAGGCTGCTGGGACGGTTGGCCGGCGCCAGGGAACTGACGGTGGATGTGATCAAAGAATGGTTCTATTATTTTTACCAGTGCACCGAATGCCGGCGATGTTCGGTTTTTTGTCCCTATGGCATTGACACGGCGGAAATCACTATGATCGGACGGGAACTGCTCAACCTGATCGGGGTGAATATCGACTGGGTGGCAACGCCGGTGGCCAACTGCTACATGAAAGGCAACCACTTAGGCATACAGCCTCATGGCCTGGTGGATTCCATGGATTTTCTGACCGAGAATATCCGGGATATCACCGGCATCACCATTGCGCCGGCCTTCAATCGCAAAGGCGCCGAAATCCTGTATGTACCGCCCTCCGGCGATGTGTTTGCCGATCCCGGCACTTATGGCCTGATGGGGCAGCTGATGCTGTTTCACGAGATCGGCCTGGATTACACCTTGAGCACCTATGCCTCGGAAGGCGGCAATTTCGGCTTGTTTACCTCCCATGAAATGATGCAGCGTCTCAATGCCAAAATTTACGCCGAAGCCAAGCGACTGGGGGTAAAATGGATTCTGGGCGGCGAGTGCGGCCATATGTGGCGGGTGATTCATCAGTATATGGACACCATGAACGGTCCGGCGGACTTCCTGTCTACCCCTGTGTCGCCTGTGACCGGTACGGTATTTGAACATGCCCGGTCCACCAAAATGATTCATGTGGCGGAGTTTACCGCCGACCTGATCAAACATAACAAGGTCACCCTGGACCCCAGCCGCAACGATTCACTGAAAGTCACTTTCCATGATTCCTGCAATCCGGCCCGGTCGGTAGGTCTCTTGGAAGAGCCCCGCTACATTCTGAAGAATGTCTGCCGCAATTTTTATGAAATGCCTGACGAGACTATCCGGGAAAAAACCTTCTGCTGTGGCGGCGGCGCCGGCCTGGGCGCCGATGAAAACATGGAGATGCGGATGCGGGGCGGACTGCCCCGGGCCAATGCCGTACAATATGTCCGGGACCGGCATGGCGTCAACATGCTGGCCTGCATCTGCGCCATTGACCGGGCTACTCTGCCGCCGCTGATGAACTATTGGGTCTCTGATGTGGAGGTATGCAGCCTGCATGAGCTGGTGGGCAATGCCCTGGTGATGACCGGCGAGGCAAACCGGGTCATGAATCTCCGGTTTGAACCTTTAGCCGGAGCGGAAGGTGCGCAAGATGCATAAGGCGCGCTATGTAATCATCGCCCTGGCCCTGTTTGTACTGGCGGCAACCGCGCCCTTCTGGTATAACGCCGTCAGTTCCCGGCCCCAGCCGGTCCTGAGCCTGCATACGCCGGCGATCAACCAGCTGACGGCCAAACAGTGTATTGAAGACGGCGAATTTATGCGCAAAAATCACATGAAGCTGCTGCGGGAATGGAAAGAACAGTCCGTGCGCCAGGGACAGACCGTGTATGTGGCCAAAGACGGCAGATTGTATCCCATGAGTCTGGAAAAAAACTGCCTGTCCTGCCACAGCAATAAACAGGAGTTTTGCGATTCCTGTCACAGTTTCGCCGGCATTGACACTCCTAATTGCTGGAGCTGCCATGCGGCGCCCAAGGGGGAGCAACCATGAGTTCCATGAAACTTAGCCGCAAAGAATTCCTCCGGCTCAGCGGCCTGTGCCTGGCCGGTCTGGGCGCATTGCCTTTAGTCCGGGGCTGGGCTCAGGGGGACCAAACCGCCGGGCCTGCGGCAAAACGCTGGGCTATGGCTGTGGACACAAGCAAATGCCGCCCAGGCTGTACCGACTGCATGCTTGCCTGCCATTCATTGCATAATGTGCCGCAGATTCCGAACGCTAACCATGAAGTGAAATGGATCTGGCCGGAAGGATATGATCGGGCCTTTGCCGGTGAAACCCATGACTGCATGAATGCCCAGACCAAGCAGCGCCAGGTGATAGTTCTCTGCAACCATTGCGACAATCCCGCCTGCGTCCGGGTTTGTCCGACCCAGGCGACCTTCAAGCGGGCCGACGGCATTGTCATGATGGATTACCACCGCTGTACCGGCTGTCGCTATTGTATGGCCGCCTGCCCTTACGGCGCCAGAAGCTTCAATTTTGTGGAGCCCCGCCAGTATCTGGCGGAAATTCGCGGTTCCTATCCCACCCGGACCAAAGGGGTGGTGGAAAAATGCAATTTTTGCAGCGAACGGCTGGCCGTAGGCCTTATGCCGGCCTGCGTGGAGGCCTGCAAGCATCAGGCGCTGATTTTCGGCGACCGCAATGACCCGGATTCACCCCTGCGGCAGGTACTGCAGGATAAGTACAGCATCCGGCGTAAAGAAAAGCTCGGCGCGCAGCCGAATGTTTTCTATCTGGTGTAAAGAAGCCAGGAAAGTAGACGCATTTCGGCTTTGTGGCAGGTGCAGATCATTGGTTTTACCCGAAACGCGCCTTACTTTCCTACTGCTTCGCGATACTTTGTATCACTTAGGGGGAGGACGCAAGATATGTTGGAACGGGCTTTTCGCAACTGCGGCCGGGGTTATTGGCTGTGGCTGGCCTTTTTGCTGGCGGCGGCCGCTATGGGTTTTCACTTCTATATGCGGCAATTCGCCGAAGGGCTGGGCATTACCGGGCTCAGCCGGGATGTTTCCTGGGGACTGTATATCGGTCAGTTCACCTTTTTTGTCGGGGTTGCCGCATCATCCGTTATGGTGGTCCTGCCACATTATCTGCATGGGGTAAAGGCGTTTGGCAGGATTACAGTTTTAGGAGAGTTCCTGGCGGTGGGGGCCGTGGTCATGTGCCTGCTGTTCGTGATGATCGACATGGGCATGCCCACCCGGCTGTTCAATGTCCTCATCTACGCCACTCCCACTTCACCGCTGTTTTGGGATATGAACGGCTATCTGGTTTTGAACCTGATTACCGGCTGGAATGTGCTGGAGGCGGAATATAAAGGCGCCCCGGTATCAGGTTGGGTCAAACCCTTGATTTATCTCTCCATTCCCTGGGCCTTTAGTATTCACACTGTAACTGCCTTTATCTACTCCGGCCTGCCGGGACGGGATTTCTGGCTGACGGCTCTGACGGCGCCCAAATTTCTGGCGTCGGCTTTTGCCACCGGCCCGGCGTTGCTGATCCTGCTTTGTTTCATCCTAAAACGGGCGGCGGGTTTTGACGCCGGACAGCAGGCCATACGCAGGCTGGCTCTGATCCAGACCTACGCCATGATCATTACAGTGTTCATGGTCGCGGTTGAATTTTTTACCGCCTATTACAGCCAGGTTCCCGGCCATGTGGAAGCATTGGACTATTTATTCTTCGGCTCCCCTAGCCATTCAGCCTATGTGGGGCTGATGCGGCTGTTCGCCGTTTTGTCTCTGGCGGCCCTCATTCTGCTGATCAACCGCGGTACACGGGAAAATGAGAAGACTCTTTTGCTGGCTTCAGTCTGTGTGTTTGCAGCCATGCTCATCGAAAAAGGAATCAGCTTTGTTCCGGGGGGATTTGTCAATCATCCCTTTGGCCAGAGCAGCGAATACCTGCCAACATTGCCGGAAGCAGGCATTATTGCCGGGGTATGGGCCATAGGCGCCCTGACGGTCAGCCTGTTTTACCGCGTCGTTGTCGCGGTAAAGGCCGATGAGAGTCAGGCACCGGATGCACTCAGGCCGGAAAGGGAGGGAAGCACATGGGCGTCACGTTCTCTCTCATCGTAATTGCAGCTTTGGTATGCGTCGTTTTCTTCGGCGTCGAATACCTGGGACTGACCTATCTGTTTGGCGTCATTATCCCTTATGCCGCCATCACCTTATTCATCGGCGGTTTCGTCTATAAGGTCCTGGACTGGGCCAAGGCGCCGGTTCCTTTCCGCATTCCCACCACCTGCGGTCAGCAAAAATCCCTTGCCTGGATTCAGCCGGCCTCTGTGGACAATCCTTTTAACACTGCCGGTGTTATTGCCAGAATGGCGCTGGAGATCCTTTGCTTCCGGTCTCTGCTTCATAACACTCGGCCATCCATCACAACCGGAGGCTGGCTGGTTTATCACTGGGAAAAGTGGCTTTGGCTGGCTGCCCTGGTCTTTCACTGGTCTTTGCTGATCGTAGTGCTGCGGCATTTGCGGTTTCTTATGGACCCGGCGCCGGCGCTTGTCCTTTCTCTCCAGGCCATGGACGGATTTTTCCTGATGGACCTCCAGGCGGTATACCTGACCGGCATTGCCTTGCTGACAGCGGTAACTTACCTGTTCCTTCGCCGGATGGCCATGGCGGGGGTCCGCTATATTTCCCTGGCCGCCGATTACCTGCCGTTGTTTTTGCTCATGCTGATCGCGGCCAGCGGACTGTTGATGCGATATTTTATCAACGTGGACGTTACCGCCGTCAAATCTCTGATGATCGGACTGATGACCTTTAAGCCGGCTGTTCCCGGCAATATCGGGATACTGTTTTATATTCACTTGTTTGCCGTCAGTCTGTTGATCGCGTATTTTCCCTTCAGCAAACTTATGCACATGGGCGGCGTATTTATGAGCCCGACCCGGAACATGGCCAACAATAACCGGGCGGTACGGCACGTGAATCCTTGGAATTACCCTGTGCCGGTTCATACTTATCAAGAGTATGAGGATGAATTCCGGGATAAAATGAAAAGCGCTGGGCTGCCCCTGGAAAAAGAATAGTTTTATGGATAAACGGGTTATTCGATGTTAAAGCCACATTGAGTAACCCGTTTTATCGTTTCATAATCAGAAATTAATAATGAGAAAACTTTCACAAATTTAAGTTGCAATCACTTGTGGGATCAGATACACTGAAAATGAGAAAAAATTCACAATATATTGTCGGGAGGTTACGCGATGCATGAAGTGACGGATTTTAGGGAGATGGATGAAATCCTGCAGAAGTACAGACATGAGCCGAGCAATATTATCGCGATATTGCAGGATACGCAAGGAAAATACAGATATCTGCCCCGGGAAGCACTGGTTTACCTTTCAGACAAGCTTGGAATCAGCACAGCCAAAATCTATAGTGTAGCGACTTTTTACGAAAACTTTTCCCTCAAACCGAAAGGCAAGTATGTGATAAAAATATGTGACGGAACGGCATGCCACGTCCGAAAGTCGGTTCCCATCCTGGAAAGGCTGAGACAGGAGCTCAGCCTTTCTGAAACCAGGGTGACCACCGACGACCTGCTGTTTACGGTGGAAACGGTTGCCTGTCTCGGCGCCTGCGGACTTGCGCCCGTGCTTACGGTCAATGATAAGGTGTATCCGGCGATGACGCCGGACAAAGCAAGCCAGCTTCTTGCGAAGTTCAAGGAGGAGAACTGAGATGCTTTTAAACCGGGAAGAACTGAAAACTGCCTGCGCCACGTATGAAAAGTCGCTTGAGACGCAAAAGAAGAAGATTCTGGTTTGCGCGGGGACGGGATGTGTGGCCGGCGGGTCGCTGGATATCCATGCCGAATTGATCCGATTGATGGAGGACCAAGGGATCCAGTGCTCGGTAAGCCTGGAAAAGGAGCCGCATAATGATGCGGTGGGCGTCAAAAAGAGCGGTTGCCACGGCTTTTGCGAAATGGGCCCGCTGGTGCGGATAGAGCCGCAGGGCTGGCTGTATATCAAGGTAAGACCGGAGGATTGCGCCGAAATCATCGCAGAGACAATTTTAGGCGGGAGGCTGGTAGACAGGCTTGCCTATCAAAAGGAAGGGCAAACCTATCCGACGCAGGAAGAAATCCCCTTCTACAAAAAGCAGACGCGGCTGGTGCTGGACCTCTGCGGACATATCGACGCCACTTCCATCGAGGAATACTTAGCGATCGGGGGATATCAGGCGTTTGAAAAAGCCCTTTTTGATATGAGCCCGGATGACATCATCAGGGCGATCGATCAGTCCAATTTAAGGGGCCGGGGCGGCGCCGGCTATCCGACCGGCCGCAAATGGTCGCAGGTCAGGCGGCAAAAAGACGCAGTCAAGTATATTGTCTGCAACGGTGACGAAGGCGACCCGGGTGCATTTATGGACAGAAGCATCATGGAAGGCGATCCCCACAGAATGCTTGAGGGGATGATGATTGCCGGCCTGGCCTGCGGCGCTTCGGAAGGGTACATATATGTGCGCGCCGAGTATCCCCTGGCGGTCAGCCGCCTGGAGAGAGCGATTGCTCAAGCCGGGGATTTCGGGCTTCTCGGTCAAAACATTCTGGGAACCGGCTATCATTTTAATATAAAAATCAACAAAGGCGCCGGCGCCTTTGTCTGCGGTGAAGGCAGCGCCCTTACCGCGTCTATAGAAGGAAAACGCGGCATGCCAAGGGTAAAGCCGCCGCGGACAGTTGAACAGGGACTGTTTGCCAAGCCTACCGTGCTGAACAATGTGGAAACTTTCGCCAATGTACCATTGATTATTCAAAACGGCGCGGGTTGGTATAAAGCGATAGGGCCGGAAAAAAGCCCCGGCACCAAGGCGTTTGCCCTGACGGGGAACATAGAGAATACAGGACTGATTGAGGTTCCGATGGGCACGCCACTGCGGGAGGTTATCTTTGACATTGGCGGTGGCATGCGTGGCGGCGCCGAGTTCAAGGCCGTACAGATAGGAGGCCCTTCCGGCGGCTGTCTGACCAAAGAGCATCTGGACCTGCCGCTTGATTTTGATTCGCTGAAAAAAGCGGGGGCAATGATCGGGTCCGGCGGGCTGGTGGTGATGGATGAACATACCTGTATGGTAGAGGTGGCAAGATTCTTTATGAATTTTACCCAGAACGAATCTTGCGGCAAATGTGTGCCCTGCCGTGAGGGAACCAAACGCATGCGGGAAATTCTG
The sequence above is drawn from the Acetonema longum DSM 6540 genome and encodes:
- the nuoF gene encoding NADH-quinone oxidoreductase subunit NuoF, producing MLLNREELKTACATYEKSLETQKKKILVCAGTGCVAGGSLDIHAELIRLMEDQGIQCSVSLEKEPHNDAVGVKKSGCHGFCEMGPLVRIEPQGWLYIKVRPEDCAEIIAETILGGRLVDRLAYQKEGQTYPTQEEIPFYKKQTRLVLDLCGHIDATSIEEYLAIGGYQAFEKALFDMSPDDIIRAIDQSNLRGRGGAGYPTGRKWSQVRRQKDAVKYIVCNGDEGDPGAFMDRSIMEGDPHRMLEGMMIAGLACGASEGYIYVRAEYPLAVSRLERAIAQAGDFGLLGQNILGTGYHFNIKINKGAGAFVCGEGSALTASIEGKRGMPRVKPPRTVEQGLFAKPTVLNNVETFANVPLIIQNGAGWYKAIGPEKSPGTKAFALTGNIENTGLIEVPMGTPLREVIFDIGGGMRGGAEFKAVQIGGPSGGCLTKEHLDLPLDFDSLKKAGAMIGSGGLVVMDEHTCMVEVARFFMNFTQNESCGKCVPCREGTKRMREILEGIVAGQGNPEDIDMLLELADTVSSTALCGLGKSAAFPVVSTIKYFREEYEAHVVERRCPSKICQKLRRIYIDREICRGCSKCAKLCPVGAISGKIKEPFMIDSGKCIKCRACIDSCAFKAIKED
- a CDS encoding RsbRD N-terminal domain-containing protein, whose product is MGNPECLREWLKKNRDALLKDWLICCFEVYPTGTAGFMRGSAGSFANPVGSRTCQSIATLYDGLVENVDTEKLRDSLDLILRIRAVQDVKPSQAIAFIPGLRHILQSNLITAKNAGVIQQDWPAAELWLERLILLAFDVYQACRENLHQIQLAALTKRCQTIERMILAAGDGDVPERDLANTERERCEYGKTP
- the dsrJ gene encoding sulfate reduction electron transfer complex DsrMKJOP subunit DsrJ, whose translation is MHKARYVIIALALFVLAATAPFWYNAVSSRPQPVLSLHTPAINQLTAKQCIEDGEFMRKNHMKLLREWKEQSVRQGQTVYVAKDGRLYPMSLEKNCLSCHSNKQEFCDSCHSFAGIDTPNCWSCHAAPKGEQP
- the dsrK gene encoding sulfate reduction electron transfer complex DsrMKJOP subunit DsrK, with translation MAKLPKPEELIQVDHRPPKSNWMDTPVHFKPGTWLYAGKAESLQTVGLANPRKWSPEDADWKLPEDWREIILEGLRERLNKYRSLQLFMDICVRCGACADKCHFYIGSGDPKNMPVLRAELLRSVYRRDFTAAGRLLGRLAGARELTVDVIKEWFYYFYQCTECRRCSVFCPYGIDTAEITMIGRELLNLIGVNIDWVATPVANCYMKGNHLGIQPHGLVDSMDFLTENIRDITGITIAPAFNRKGAEILYVPPSGDVFADPGTYGLMGQLMLFHEIGLDYTLSTYASEGGNFGLFTSHEMMQRLNAKIYAEAKRLGVKWILGGECGHMWRVIHQYMDTMNGPADFLSTPVSPVTGTVFEHARSTKMIHVAEFTADLIKHNKVTLDPSRNDSLKVTFHDSCNPARSVGLLEEPRYILKNVCRNFYEMPDETIREKTFCCGGGAGLGADENMEMRMRGGLPRANAVQYVRDRHGVNMLACICAIDRATLPPLMNYWVSDVEVCSLHELVGNALVMTGEANRVMNLRFEPLAGAEGAQDA
- the dsrP gene encoding sulfate reduction electron transfer complex DsrMKJOP subunit DsrP produces the protein MLERAFRNCGRGYWLWLAFLLAAAAMGFHFYMRQFAEGLGITGLSRDVSWGLYIGQFTFFVGVAASSVMVVLPHYLHGVKAFGRITVLGEFLAVGAVVMCLLFVMIDMGMPTRLFNVLIYATPTSPLFWDMNGYLVLNLITGWNVLEAEYKGAPVSGWVKPLIYLSIPWAFSIHTVTAFIYSGLPGRDFWLTALTAPKFLASAFATGPALLILLCFILKRAAGFDAGQQAIRRLALIQTYAMIITVFMVAVEFFTAYYSQVPGHVEALDYLFFGSPSHSAYVGLMRLFAVLSLAALILLINRGTRENEKTLLLASVCVFAAMLIEKGISFVPGGFVNHPFGQSSEYLPTLPEAGIIAGVWAIGALTVSLFYRVVVAVKADESQAPDALRPEREGSTWASRSLSS
- the dsrM gene encoding sulfate reduction electron transfer complex DsrMKJOP subunit DsrM; amino-acid sequence: MGVTFSLIVIAALVCVVFFGVEYLGLTYLFGVIIPYAAITLFIGGFVYKVLDWAKAPVPFRIPTTCGQQKSLAWIQPASVDNPFNTAGVIARMALEILCFRSLLHNTRPSITTGGWLVYHWEKWLWLAALVFHWSLLIVVLRHLRFLMDPAPALVLSLQAMDGFFLMDLQAVYLTGIALLTAVTYLFLRRMAMAGVRYISLAADYLPLFLLMLIAASGLLMRYFINVDVTAVKSLMIGLMTFKPAVPGNIGILFYIHLFAVSLLIAYFPFSKLMHMGGVFMSPTRNMANNNRAVRHVNPWNYPVPVHTYQEYEDEFRDKMKSAGLPLEKE
- a CDS encoding complex I 24 kDa subunit family protein; its protein translation is MHEVTDFREMDEILQKYRHEPSNIIAILQDTQGKYRYLPREALVYLSDKLGISTAKIYSVATFYENFSLKPKGKYVIKICDGTACHVRKSVPILERLRQELSLSETRVTTDDLLFTVETVACLGACGLAPVLTVNDKVYPAMTPDKASQLLAKFKEEN
- a CDS encoding (Fe-S)-binding protein, which gives rise to MTMTSQEKAKPIKIGDIGTACEVLCPLTPADLPPLAGEEPEEAFKAVKTGVREKYDYSLDGFSGLNLPVPQSREEEDAIVRSFLRGLEKLFSRENNWGFLQPTTLSTEYCMQCNTCNDACPIYLESGRQDIYRPNYRSEVLRRIRRRYFTPAGRLLGKWAGADVELNWRVVYRLAELAYRCSLCRRCASVCPVGVDNALLARELRKVFSQEMGIAPEAIHKAGTVQHLKTGSTTGMMPPAFRDTIEFIEDLIEERTGRRITIPVDKKNADILLIHNAGEYLAWPENPAAFAILFDAAGINWTLSSEAMGYEGVNYGVWYDDIQFARIIAAQVKAAKNLGAGKIVVGECGHAAKGLLCIADRLLTGDLSILRESCLPLLESIVTGGAIKFDPSRNDFPVTLHDPCNIVRLLGIVSPQRNILSKILPSGRFREMPQAGIENYCCGGGSGFAIMNSQNFPEWRNQVAGRRKARQVLETFADCLDPAIPKYYCAPCSNCKGSARDILQQHYGFKEKYNIHYGGLVELIVNAMPGLPQPYISWDEEF
- a CDS encoding YeiH family protein, translated to ILASLAFFTGAFGIFKSMAVSVPGWSTDFGKVAVALVESFGGIVTLFFFFGATFTVGAKIMGFNVPKYVQGFIVLFILSVLITILGSNQYMKQYQLETPLLALVFGMVVSNLMPLPGWFKEALRTEYYVKTGIILMGATLPFTIIMSAGPLAILQATIVSVTTFFSIYLAATRLFKLDPRFGATLGAGGSICGVSGSIAVGGACRAEKEHVSIAISMVVIWAVIMIAVLPGFAHKLGMEPGPAGAWIGTSEFADAAGFAAAEQYNAIAGVSGDTAVKTFTLMKVVGRDMFVGLWALMVAILSVTVWEKKSLAESERVDYGEVWRRFPKFVMGFFAASILTTLIIAALDPKTAGTYSKDVLGVVKNLRGWTFTWTFLSIGFTTRFRELTNFGWKPLAAFAIGVLINVPLGYWLSNVVFVDYWMGVK